One stretch of Cygnus olor isolate bCygOlo1 chromosome 1, bCygOlo1.pri.v2, whole genome shotgun sequence DNA includes these proteins:
- the BLZF1 gene encoding golgin-45, giving the protein MTSLEKVDYASSPIRGPGDGMETEQTAESVEASTGANTTNHLIHHSPQKKTVSSLSPGVLQLGKIHADKSVEIEAIRILVPKAAITHIVPTKNAKVAKSVGHKGDTFHQLDGTVDPKKEQTELKNALEKLKNSEKRLLQDKEGLSNQLRIQTEVNRELKKLLVASVGDDLQYHFERMAREKNQLILENEVLGRNMSQLSEQLERMSIQCDVWRSKFLASRVMADELTNTRAILQRQTRDAQSAIQDLLSERDQFRQEMIETQKLLEELMVSLQWGRQQTYYPSAQPYTTTELATVNCKLAKAVSSHLLGNVGTSSPKKTSTAVEFCNTPAEKMAERVLRVLDPAACTETSAEASFSETSPPSFLSTKKNIGRFHPYTRYEDITFNCCNHCQGELIAL; this is encoded by the exons ttGACTATGCCTCGTCACCCATCCGAGGACCTGGAGATGGCATGGAAACAGAGCAGACGGCTGAATCGGTGGAAGCAAGCACTGGAGCCAACACTACAAACCATCTCATCCACCACAGCCCACAGAAAAAGACAGTCTCTTCGCTGAGTCCTGGAGTTCTCCAGCTAGGGAAAATACACGCTGATAAATCAGTAGAGATTGAAGCTATCCGTATATTAGTCCCCAAAGCAGCTATCACCCACATTGTTCCAACTAAAAATGCTAAAGTAGCTAAATCAGTGGGACATAAAGGAGATACGTTCCATCAGTTGGATGGAACTGTAGATCCCAAGAAAGAACAGACAGAGTTGAAAAATGCACTTGAAAAGCTAAAGAATTCAGAAAAGCGGTTGTTACAGGATAAAGAAGGTCTCTCTAATCAGCTTCGTATACAGACAGAG GTGAATCGGGAGCTGAAGAAATTACTTGTTGCTTCTGTTGGGGATGACCTGCAGTATCACTTTGAACGGATGGCTCGTGAGAAAAATCAGCTTATCCTAGAAAACGAAGTCTTGGGCCGGAATATGTCTCAGTTGTCTGAACAACTGGAGCGCATGTCTATACAGTGCGACGTGTGGCGAAGCAAATTCCTAGCGAGCAG GGTTATGGCTGATGAGCTAACAAATACCAGAGCAATTCTTCAGCGTCAAACACGGGATGCACAGAGTGCAATCCAGGATCTGTTGAGCGAACGGGATCAGTTCCGTCAAGAAATGATTGAGACACAGAA gctgctggaggagctgatgGTTTCTCTTCAGTGGGGGAGACAGCAGACATACTACCCCAGTGCCCAACCATACACTACAACAGAGCTAGCAACTGTGAACTGTAAGCTAGCCAAAGCTGTAAGCTCACATCTTCTTGGAAATGTTGGAACTAGCAGTCCGAAAAAGACTTCAACAGCTGTGGAGTTTTGCAATACCCCTGCTGAGAAAATGGCTGAAAGG GTTTTACGTGTATTGGATCCAGCTGCCTGTACAGAAACATCAGCAGAAGCTTCCTTTTCTGAGACTTCTccaccttccttcctttccacaaAGAAGAATATTGGAAGGTTTCACCCTTATACAAGATACGAAGATATAACTTTCAATTGTTGCAATCACTGTCAAGGAGAGCTGATAGccctttaa
- the CCDC181 gene encoding coiled-coil domain-containing protein 181 produces MSENEDQGDPANMGDITESGEYEDDFEKDLEWLINEEEKENLGEIENPERNEGHIEGKIVQVVETFEEDSEEMEENPDQLSEAGTDVKVKPLNEESLVSGSDMKQGDHLSDTDSECSIQESKLENQQQLDEEEDEEIKRYILEKIEEANKLLENQAPVNENRERKLKFKDTLVDLEVPPPEDAEVCKTDLAREDDVSNRLSRLHISNDMGQESPSFSPHAGKNEEQKDGKILVEKDGKFELLSLRDIESQGFLPPISVSFTDIETQRTSPKSHPSSSGALSRMKEVPPVRPGVHSLSPAGEECVYFPKPPSNPKYRPNSAINAARGLGKRKTPPRAQSANVPVRSSTYCLSPRQKELRKQLEQRKEKMRKEEEERKKEQEEQKRRENEMVFRAWLQKKKEQVQEEKRIRRAKELENLNSKDRSRNPEEAFKLWLKKKHQEHMKEKQIEILRRQAEGIAFFPRTEECNRAFKEWLKRKREEKRAEELAAKERARQLRLEARRAKQMQNIHCISSEAKSFRFRDHYS; encoded by the exons ATGAGTGAAAATGAAGACCAAGGTGATCCAGCAAATATGGGTGATATAACAGAAAGTGGAGAATATGAGGATGACTTTGAAAAAGACCTTGAATGGCTAAttaatgaagaggaaaaggaaaaccttgGTGAAATAGAG aatcctGAAAGAAATGAAGGGCATATTGAAGGAAAAATTGTTCAAGTTGTGGAGACCTTTGAGGAAGACAgtgaagaaatggaagaaaatccaGATCAGCTTTCAGAAGCAGGCACAGATGTGAAAGTGAAACCCCTCAATGAAGAAAGTTTGGTATCAGGGTCTGACATGAAACAGGGGGATCATCTATCTGATACAGATAGTGAATGTTCTATCCAGGAATCCAAGCTAGAGAACCAGCAGCAACTggatgaggaagaggatgaagaaatAAAGCGTTACATCTTGGAAAAGATTGAAGAAGCCAACAAACTGCTGGAGAATCAGGCTCCTGTGAATGAGAATAGAGAACGGAAGTTAAAATTTAAGGATACATTGGTGGATCTTGAAGTTCCTCCTCCAGAAGATGCTGAAGTTTGTAAAACAGACCTTGCAAGAGAAGATGATGTCTCAAATAGGCTGTCTCGGTTGCATATTTCTAATGACATGGGACAGGAAAGCCCATCATTTTCACCACATGCTGGCAAGAATGAGGAACAGAAGGATGGTAAAATCCTAGTGGAAAAAGATGGGAAGTTTGAACTTCTAAGTTTACGTGATATTGAAAGCCAGGGCTTTTTGCCCCCAATAAGTGTTTCTTTCACTGACATTGAAACTCAACGTACGTCTCCAAAATCACACCCCAGTTCTTCTGGTGCTCTCTCTCGAATGAAGGAAGTACCTCCTGTAAGACCAGGTGTACATTCTTTGTCTCCTGCTGGAGAAGAGTGTGTGTATTTCCCTAAGCCCCCATCTAACCCTAAGTATCGTCCAAACTCTGCTATCAATGCTGCAAGAGGTCTGGGAAAACGGAAGACTCCACCGAGAGCACAGTCTGCAAATGTGCCAGTGAGAAGTTCCACTTACTGTCTTTCTCCCAGACAAAAAGAACTGCGGAAGCAGCTagaacaaaggaaggaaaaaatgaggaaagag gaagaagaaaggaaaaaagaacaagaagaacagaagagaagagagaatgaGATGGTATTTCGAGCCTGgttacagaagaagaaagaacaagtgCAAGAAGAAAAACGAATTCGTCGTGCAAAGGAGCTGGAAAACTTGAACAGCAAA GACAGGAGTAGGAATCCAGAAGAAGCCTTCAAGTtatggcttaaaaaaaagcaccaagaacacatgaaagaaaaacagatagaAATTTTGAGACGGCAGGCAGAGGGAATTGCCTTTTTCCCAAGAACAGAGGAATGCAACAGAGCTTTCAAAGA ATGgctaaaaagaaagagagaagaaaaacgAGCGGAAGAACTGGCTGCTAAAGAGCGAGCGAGGCAGCTTAGATTAGAAGCCAGAAGAGCGAAACAGATGCAGAACATCCACTGCATTAGTTCAGAGGCTAAATCCTTTCGCTTCAGAGACCATTACAGTTGA